In a single window of the Thamnophis elegans isolate rThaEle1 chromosome 8, rThaEle1.pri, whole genome shotgun sequence genome:
- the LRATD2 gene encoding protein LRATD2, with amino-acid sequence MGNQVEKLTHLNYREVPTADPAGMDRDEGPRIGVSYIFSNDDDDVEPQQDPAELGGEHPVSQPYDPQLHEVECSIYYRDECIYQKSFSGDHTSSGEVGGGGGGGGGGHFTTYTPENLLNKCKAGDLIEFVCQAQYPHWAVYVGDFQVVHLHRLEVVNSFLTDASQGRRGRIANHLYRYKPLNPATVVRNALDQVGRKDQDLSWRNSECFAAWCRYGKREFKIGGELRIGKQPYRLQIQLGDKRSHTLEFQSLEDLIMEKRRNDQIGKVAVIQELSSHLQASEADNEDGGANGKPGAWTAAE; translated from the coding sequence ATGGGGAATCAGGTAGAGAAACTGACCCATTTAAACTACAGAGAGGTTCCCACGGCCGACCCAGCCGGCATGGACCGAGATGAGGGTCCCCGAATTGGAGTTTCTTACATATTTTCcaacgatgatgatgatgtcgAGCCTCAGCAGGACCCAGCGGAGCTCGGTGGGGAACACCCCGTGTCACAACCGTATGACCCGCAACTTCACGAAGTGGAATGCTCCATTTATTACCGGGACGAGTGCATTTATCAGAAAAGTTTTTCTGGAGACCACACCTCATCTGGTGAggtagggggtgggggtggaggaggaggagggggccatTTCACCACCTACACGCCAGAAAACCTACTGAACAAGTGCAAAGCTGGCGACCTGATAGAATTTGTGTGCCAGGCCCAGTACCCTCACTGGGCGGTGTACGTAGGAGACTTCCAAGTCGTCCACCTTCACAGACTTGAAGTGGTGAACAGTTTTCTCACCGACGCCAGCCAGGGCCGACGGGGCCGCATCGCGAACCACTTGTACCGCTACAAACCGCTAAACCCCGCCACCGTGGTACGAAACGCCCTGGATCAGGTGGGCCGCAAAGACCAGGATCTCAGCTGGAGGAACTCCGAATGTTTTGCCGCCTGGTGCCGTTACGGCAAGCGCGAGTTCAAAATCGGGGGCGAACTGCGCATAGGGAAGCAACCTTACCGGTTGCAGATCCAGCTGGGAGACAAACGCAGTCACACGCTGGAGTTTCAGAGCCTGGAAGATCTCATTATGGAAAAACGAAGGAACGATCAGATCGGGAAAGTAGCCGTCATCCAAGAATTGTCCAGCCATCTCCAGGCATCCGAGGCCGACAACGAAGACGGTGGTGCTAACGGCAAGCCAGGTGCCTGGACTGCTGCTGAGTAG